Below is a genomic region from Kribbella qitaiheensis.
ATTCCTGGGATCAACAGCACGTGCACGGTGTAGAACCGGGAGACGAAGTCGTCACCCGGGAACTCGCCGCCGAAGATGAAGAACGACATGTACGTGCCCACCACAGGCGCGGCCAGGACGAGCCCTTCGGTGATCCGCAGCCCGGTGCCGGAGAGCAGGTCGTCGGGGAGGCCGTAGCCGATGAAGCCCTCGACGATGCCGAGGAACAGCATCACGATCCCGATCAGCCAGTTCAGCTCGCGGGGTTTGCGGAACGCGCCGGTGAAGAAGGTACGCAGTAGATGAATGCTCATCGCGGCGACGAACAGCACGGCCGCCCAGTGGTGGATCTGCCGCATCAGCAGACCGCCGCGGATGTCGAACGAGATCCGCAGGGTCGACTCGTAGGCCTCCGACATGTGGAGGCCCTTGAGCAGGCTGTACGACCCTTGGTACTCCACTTCCCCCATCGACGGGGTGAACCAGAGGGTGAGGAAGATGCCGGTCAGGATCAGGATGATGAAGCTGTAGAGCGCGATCTCGCCGAGCATGAACGACCAGTGGTCGGGAAAGACCTTGCGCAGGTTCTTCTTCCCGAGCTTCCCGATGCCCAGCCGGTCGTCGAGCCACCGCAATCCCGGCGGGAACTCCTGGTTCGCCATCACTCTCACCTCCGTCGAACTTGCTCATAAGTTATGCATGCCTCGCGCGGTCGTGTAAAGCGGACCGCCTGAGCTGCATAAGTTCGGCCAGGTTCACGGGAGGTTGAGCGGGCGCAGTACCGGGTGGATGCCGTGGGCGATCTGGCGATTGCCCGGCGGGTACCGCGGCTGCGGCAGCGCGGGGGTCAGGAGATCCATCGGACGGCGGAGTTGAAGACGCCCGTCCAGTTGAAGACGGCCATGTTGTCCCAGCCGTCGCCGGATCCGTTGATGTCGGCGGGATCCCAGCCGTTGCCGGTGGTGGCGATCCAGGTCGGTTCCCAGTAGAAGACCCCGATCGCGCCGCCCGCCTTGGCCGCGTTCTGGACAGCGGTGAACGCTGCTCCTTGACCGGTCCAGGTCGCCGCGTAGCCCGAGCAGGCCGAGTTGATGCTGTTCGAGGTGCTGTCGGCATTCGCGAGCGTGAACGGCGCTGCTGTCTCTGCCAGGATCACCGGCTTGGCGTAACGGGTCCGGACATCCGAGACCACGCTGGTCAGGTTGGACATCGTGCCGTGCCAGTTGCAGTAGTACGACAGACCGGTGATGTCCCAGTTGACGCCCTTCGCGGTGATGCCGTCGTAGAACCATCGTGCGTTCGAGTCGCTGTCGGCGTCGGCGGTGTGGATGATCACCTGGGTCCCGCTGTTGCAGGCCTTGGTCGCGTTGTAGCCGGACTTCAGCAGGTTGCTGAGATTGGTGAAGTCGTTGTTGACGACCTTGCCGTCGTTCCACAGCATGCCGACGTTGATCTCGTTGCCGATCTGCACGCTGTCGGGTGTGGTGCCCTGCGCCTTGAGGCTGTTGCAGACGTTGTACGTGTAGTTGTAGACATCGGTGGTCAGCGCGCTGATGCCGTGGCTTGCCCAAGCGGCCGGCTTGGCTTGTTTGCCAGGGTCCGCCCAGGTGTCTGAGTAGTGGAAGTCGACGAGGAGTTTGAATCCTTTGGCCTTGACGGTCTTGGCGTAGGTCAACACCTTGGCCAGATTGTTGTAGCCGCTCACGGGGTTGTTCCAGATCCGCAGTCTGACGTAGTTGACGCCGGCCGACTTCAGCACCTCAAGCGGATCGGCCGCCACGCCGGCGGACGTGTAGTACTTCGCGCCTACCTCGATGCCGCGCTGCAACGAGGACACGTCAGCCCCTCGCATGGACAGCGTGCTGGTGACCTGCGCATCGGCACTTGCTGTCGTCCCTGTTGCTGCGAGCACTGTCACCAGCAGTGCTCCCAGAATCGTGACTTTCCTGGTGGACATGGCATCTCCTTGGGTTTAGCGGGGTGGGTCCGGGGCGAAGTCGTGGGCGGCGGGGAGCAGCCTGTCGTGGAAATCGAAGAGGGCCTGGTTCTCCCAGGCGTTGCCTGAGGTGGGGTCGGCCGGGTCCCAGCCGTTGCCGGCGGCGGCGGTCCAGGCGGGCTCCCAGTAGACGGTGCCGATTCCGCGCCCACCCGGTGCCGCGGCGACGGCGTCCTGTACTGAGCGGAACGCCGCTGCCTGACCTTGCGGGGTAGCCGGGTAGCCGGGCACCAGCTCGGAATCGAGGTCGATGATGTTCGGGTACGGTGCGTCGGCGTCATCCGCCAGCGTGAACGGGTAGGCGGTTTCGACCACCAGTACGTCGCGGTCGTAGCGGGCCGACAGCGTGCTGATCGCCGCCTGGAGATCGGCGAGACTGCCGTGCCAGTAGCCGTAGTAGGACAAGCCGATGACGTCGAACGGCACACCCCGGCTCACGACGTTGTCGAACCACCAGGTCAGCGAGTCGACGCCGTTGTTGATGTTCGTCAGGTGCAACAGGATCTGGGTCCTGGGGTCGACGGCCTTCACCGCCCGCTGACCCGCCTTGAGGAACGAGGCGAGGTTGTCCCACTGCGCTCCCACCACCTCGTCGTCCGGGTTGACGTCCCAGGTCTGCCCGAGCGGCCACAGCATGCCCGGATTGATCTCGTTGCCGATCTGGACGTAATCGGCAGTGATCCCTGCCGCCTTCAGCGCGGTGAGAACCTGGTGCGTGTGCTCGTAGACCTTCGTGGCGACCTGCGGAGCGGTGAGGCCCTGCCAGGCCGCCGGCATCGTCTGGCTGCCGGGATCGGTCCAGCGGTCGGAGTAGTGGAAGTCCACCAGGAGTTTCTGATGCGCCTTCTTGATCCGGCGCGCGGTGGCGACGACCTGCGAGGTGGTGTTGTACCCGTCGGCCGGGTCGACCCAGACCTTGAGCCGGCCGAGGTTCGCGCCCGCATCGGCCAGGATCCGTACTGCGTCACCACGGCGGCCGTCGGCGGTGCGGTAGACGGCGCCGAAGTCCTCGTTCTTCGCCAGGCTGGACAGATCCGCACCCCGGATCGCCCTGGTGACCCGGCCGGGACTCAGTGTCAGCCGGTTGAAGGTAGCCCAGTCGCCAGGACCACCTTTGGTCGTCAGGCGCACCGTGCAGCGCGAGCTGGTCACCAGCGCCGAGACGGCCACCCGGACCCACGCCTGGTCCTGGGCGGTCACCGGCGCGACGGCGTACCGGTCACTGCCGCATCCCTGCAGGCTGATCGTCGTCGCTCCGATCAGGCCGCCGGTCCTGACGTAGGCGGCGAACGTCCACCAACCACGGGACAACCCGACCACGTTCTGACTGGTGCTGACGGCGAAGCGGTCCGCTGAGCGATGTGCCAGCTGAGCGCCGGTGTCACCGGTCTCTGTCTTCGCGGCGGTGCGTGTGCCGGTGACCTGCCAGCCCGACAGGCCGGCCTCGAAGTCCCCATTCCG
It encodes:
- a CDS encoding glycoside hydrolase family 53 protein; translated protein: MSTRKVTILGALLVTVLAATGTTASADAQVTSTLSMRGADVSSLQRGIEVGAKYYTSAGVAADPLEVLKSAGVNYVRLRIWNNPVSGYNNLAKVLTYAKTVKAKGFKLLVDFHYSDTWADPGKQAKPAAWASHGISALTTDVYNYTYNVCNSLKAQGTTPDSVQIGNEINVGMLWNDGKVVNNDFTNLSNLLKSGYNATKACNSGTQVIIHTADADSDSNARWFYDGITAKGVNWDITGLSYYCNWHGTMSNLTSVVSDVRTRYAKPVILAETAAPFTLANADSTSNSINSACSGYAATWTGQGAAFTAVQNAAKAGGAIGVFYWEPTWIATTGNGWDPADINGSGDGWDNMAVFNWTGVFNSAVRWIS
- a CDS encoding glycoside hydrolase family 53 protein, whose translation is MRLARKAAVLLAGGSLICGVGIARADASAAVLRNGDFEAGLSGWQVTGTRTAAKTETGDTGAQLAHRSADRFAVSTSQNVVGLSRGWWTFAAYVRTGGLIGATTISLQGCGSDRYAVAPVTAQDQAWVRVAVSALVTSSRCTVRLTTKGGPGDWATFNRLTLSPGRVTRAIRGADLSSLAKNEDFGAVYRTADGRRGDAVRILADAGANLGRLKVWVDPADGYNTTSQVVATARRIKKAHQKLLVDFHYSDRWTDPGSQTMPAAWQGLTAPQVATKVYEHTHQVLTALKAAGITADYVQIGNEINPGMLWPLGQTWDVNPDDEVVGAQWDNLASFLKAGQRAVKAVDPRTQILLHLTNINNGVDSLTWWFDNVVSRGVPFDVIGLSYYGYWHGSLADLQAAISTLSARYDRDVLVVETAYPFTLADDADAPYPNIIDLDSELVPGYPATPQGQAAAFRSVQDAVAAAPGGRGIGTVYWEPAWTAAAGNGWDPADPTSGNAWENQALFDFHDRLLPAAHDFAPDPPR